Proteins co-encoded in one Spiroplasma gladiatoris genomic window:
- the aspS gene encoding aspartate--tRNA ligase: MVRTHTCGQLTLDNINQEVILQGWVAKVRKMGGLTFVDLRDRYGITQLLIGEQLSSKLELLKNEYVIQVSGKVIERKSKNKDILTGEIEIEVKDIVLINKSELTPFEIKDNIESSEETRLTFRYLDLRRKEVQNKLIMRSKMNYSIRNYFNDLDFIEIETPVFGKSTPEGARDFLVPSRLNPQKFYALPQSPQLYKQLFMIAGFDKYFQIVKCFRDEDLRIDRQPEFTQLDMEMGFATSQDVMETIEKLVKKVIFDLKGVNINEPIKVMSWQESFEKYGNDKPDLRFGYEIHCLDEIFKNSQVPLFMNLENKTIRSICVNNLLSKKELENLLETAKQNSVNILGFAKYDNSEWSGSIGSKLNVQEKLSLIKNFDIKNESTILFVVDEYQKALKALGAIRSHVGKMQNLCDPNDYKLLWVVDFPLFEWSEEENRYVAAHHPFTMPSDDTLDNFDTDKANAKAKAYDIVLNGFEIGGGSQRITDPSIQKRMFDAIELSENQIEQNFGWFVNAYKYGAPYHSGCALGLDRIIMILTGAENIREVIAFPKNSSGIDPMTNAPDLVTNAQLDELKIKIK; the protein is encoded by the coding sequence ATGGTAAGAACTCATACATGTGGTCAATTAACATTAGACAATATTAATCAAGAAGTTATTTTGCAAGGATGAGTTGCAAAGGTTAGAAAAATGGGTGGATTAACTTTTGTCGATTTAAGAGATCGTTACGGAATTACTCAACTTTTAATTGGAGAACAATTAAGTTCAAAACTTGAATTACTAAAAAATGAATATGTAATTCAAGTAAGTGGAAAAGTTATTGAAAGAAAAAGTAAAAATAAAGATATCTTAACTGGAGAAATCGAAATAGAGGTTAAAGATATAGTTTTAATTAATAAATCTGAATTAACTCCTTTTGAAATTAAAGACAATATCGAATCAAGCGAAGAAACAAGATTGACTTTTCGATATTTAGATCTAAGAAGAAAAGAAGTTCAAAATAAATTGATAATGAGAAGCAAAATGAACTACTCAATTAGAAATTACTTTAATGATTTAGATTTTATTGAAATTGAAACTCCAGTGTTTGGTAAATCTACTCCTGAAGGTGCAAGAGACTTTTTAGTGCCTTCAAGATTAAATCCACAAAAATTTTATGCTTTACCCCAATCGCCTCAACTTTATAAACAATTATTTATGATTGCGGGGTTTGATAAGTATTTTCAAATAGTAAAGTGTTTTAGAGATGAAGATTTAAGAATTGATAGACAACCAGAATTTACACAATTAGATATGGAAATGGGTTTTGCAACATCACAAGATGTTATGGAAACTATTGAAAAATTAGTTAAAAAAGTAATTTTTGATCTTAAAGGCGTAAATATCAACGAACCTATTAAAGTAATGTCGTGACAAGAATCTTTTGAAAAATATGGTAATGATAAACCAGATTTACGTTTTGGTTATGAAATTCATTGCTTAGATGAAATTTTTAAAAACTCGCAAGTTCCACTATTTATGAATTTAGAAAATAAAACTATTCGCTCAATTTGTGTAAATAATTTATTAAGTAAAAAAGAACTTGAAAATTTATTAGAAACTGCAAAACAAAATAGTGTTAATATTCTTGGTTTTGCAAAATACGATAACAGCGAATGAAGTGGATCAATTGGTTCTAAATTAAATGTTCAAGAAAAACTATCACTTATTAAAAACTTTGACATTAAAAATGAATCAACAATACTTTTTGTTGTTGATGAATATCAAAAAGCTTTGAAAGCATTAGGGGCTATAAGAAGTCACGTTGGAAAAATGCAAAATTTATGTGATCCTAATGACTATAAATTACTTTGAGTTGTTGATTTTCCTTTATTCGAATGATCTGAAGAAGAAAATCGCTATGTAGCAGCACATCATCCATTTACAATGCCAAGTGATGACACACTTGATAATTTTGATACAGATAAAGCAAATGCAAAAGCAAAAGCATATGATATAGTGTTAAATGGATTTGAAATTGGGGGGGGAAGTCAAAGAATTACAGACCCTTCAATTCAAAAGCGTATGTTTGACGCTATTGAACTAAGTGAAAATCAAATTGAACAAAATTTTGGTTGATTTGTTAATGCATATAAGTATGGAGCTCCTTATCATTCGGGATGCGCTTTAGGTTTAGATAGAATTATTATGATTTTAACAGGAGCAGAAAACATTAGAGAAGTTATTGCTTTTCCTAAAAACTCTTCTGGAATTGATCCGATGACTAATGCTCCTGATTTAGTTACAAATGCTCAACTAGATGAATTAAAAATTAAAATTAAATAG